One window of Oscillibacter hominis genomic DNA carries:
- the ilvB gene encoding biosynthetic-type acetolactate synthase large subunit — protein MLLTGAEIIVEVLIEQGVTNLFGYPGGAALNIYDALYQRRDRITHYLTAHEQGASHAADGYARATGKTGVCLATSGPGATNLVTGIATAYLDSIPMVAITANVGTELIGKDSFQEVFITGITTPITKHNYAVRDITRLAHTLRTAFRIASSGRKGPVLVDIPKDITAATCEYTPEPPAAPEAPMQPDMQQLRQAAALLARSHRPVLCFGGGVISANASRELVEFVRKAHIPTCHTIMGTGVIGFGDELDLGMIGMHGSMVANTAIDQADLLLAVGTRFSDRVALKTDAFAPKAQVVHFDIDPSEFDKNVPSSLAVAGDLKAALTGLLPLVEPRDRSGWQEKIELWRERDYYPTSEPGVLHPHTIMEIIGQEAGEDAVVVTDVGQHQIWAAQYCKKTKPRGFITSGGLGTMGFGYGAAIGAKVALGESAKVIHVTGDGSFHMNMNEACTAVSNNLQVITVLMDNRVLGMVRQWQTSFYDSHYMCTEPERKSDYVKIAEGFGARGFRAGTPEQFRAALDEALRSEGPSWIVCPIDREERVLPMIPSGMTVQDIILE, from the coding sequence TTGTTATTGACAGGGGCAGAGATCATTGTGGAAGTGCTCATTGAGCAGGGGGTCACAAACCTCTTCGGCTATCCCGGCGGCGCGGCGCTGAACATCTACGATGCGCTGTATCAGCGCCGGGACCGGATCACCCACTATCTCACCGCCCACGAGCAGGGTGCGTCCCATGCCGCCGACGGCTACGCCCGCGCCACCGGAAAGACCGGCGTGTGCCTGGCCACCAGCGGGCCCGGCGCCACCAACCTGGTCACCGGCATTGCCACCGCCTACTTGGACAGCATCCCCATGGTGGCCATCACCGCAAACGTGGGCACGGAGCTCATCGGCAAGGACAGCTTCCAGGAGGTGTTCATCACCGGCATCACCACGCCCATCACCAAGCATAACTACGCCGTGCGGGACATCACCCGCCTGGCCCACACCCTGCGCACCGCCTTCCGCATCGCCTCCAGCGGCCGCAAGGGGCCTGTGCTGGTGGATATCCCTAAGGACATCACCGCCGCGACGTGCGAGTATACCCCGGAGCCGCCGGCAGCGCCGGAGGCACCGATGCAGCCCGACATGCAGCAGCTGCGCCAGGCCGCGGCCCTGCTGGCCAGGAGCCACCGCCCGGTGCTGTGCTTTGGCGGCGGCGTCATCAGCGCCAACGCCTCCCGCGAGCTGGTGGAGTTTGTCCGCAAGGCCCATATCCCCACCTGCCACACCATCATGGGCACCGGTGTCATCGGCTTTGGGGATGAGCTGGACCTGGGGATGATCGGCATGCACGGCAGTATGGTGGCCAACACGGCCATCGACCAGGCGGACCTGCTGCTGGCCGTGGGCACCCGCTTCAGCGACCGGGTGGCGCTGAAGACCGATGCCTTCGCCCCCAAGGCGCAGGTGGTCCACTTTGACATCGACCCCAGCGAGTTTGATAAGAACGTCCCCTCCTCCCTGGCTGTGGCCGGGGACCTGAAGGCGGCGCTGACCGGGCTTTTGCCCCTGGTGGAACCCCGGGACCGCTCTGGCTGGCAGGAGAAGATCGAGCTCTGGCGCGAGCGGGACTACTATCCCACCTCCGAGCCCGGCGTCCTCCACCCCCACACCATCATGGAGATCATCGGCCAGGAGGCCGGCGAGGACGCGGTGGTGGTCACTGATGTGGGCCAGCACCAGATCTGGGCGGCCCAGTACTGCAAGAAGACCAAGCCCCGGGGCTTCATCACCAGCGGAGGCCTTGGCACCATGGGCTTTGGCTACGGCGCGGCCATCGGTGCAAAGGTGGCCCTGGGCGAGAGCGCCAAGGTGATCCACGTCACCGGCGACGGGTCCTTCCACATGAACATGAACGAGGCCTGCACCGCCGTGTCCAACAACCTCCAGGTGATCACCGTGCTGATGGACAACAGGGTCCTGGGCATGGTCCGCCAGTGGCAGACCTCTTTTTACGACAGCCATTACATGTGCACTGAGCCGGAGCGCAAGTCCGACTATGTGAAGATCGCGGAGGGCTTCGGCGCCCGGGGCTTCCGGGCCGGGACGCCGGAGCAGTTCCGGGCGGCTTTGGATGAGGCGCTGCGCTCGGAAGGCCCCAGCTGGATCGTCTGCCCCATCGACCGGGAGGAGCGGGTGCTGCCCATGATCCCCTCCGGCATGACGGTTCAGGATATCATCTTGGAGTAA
- a CDS encoding ATP-binding protein, translating into MDMRQTAQTLRHLVIFRNLRGEPLMEALAALLEADRESAAARMCDLAAELYPRGTDLHQAVETLMLRDDNFYVRAAASQRTVGSQAERWLERELALLEEAVLSSEAFCARFDLKEHAEELPAWSAEGERFTRVYRRMLERSPQSGFGIFAQYHVFSVSPQGLLVPVEHPDPQQLSELYGYEAEREKLIKNTQALLQGLPANNVLLYGDAGTGKSSTVKALANAYQDQGLRLIQVEKSRLRHIPALLDTLSGLPLKFILFIDDLSFASDDRDFTALKTVLEGSVAARSGNTVVFATSNRRHLVQETFQQRQGDEIHLSDTLEEVASLSARFGIVITFGKPGRDLYLSVVAQLAEREGLDAPEEQLFQEAEAFALRSGGRSPRVARQYVEYKIAMSGPGSCVN; encoded by the coding sequence ATGGATATGAGGCAGACGGCGCAGACCCTGCGCCACCTTGTCATCTTTCGGAACCTTCGGGGAGAGCCGCTGATGGAGGCCCTGGCCGCCCTCTTGGAAGCGGACCGGGAAAGCGCGGCCGCGCGGATGTGCGACCTGGCGGCGGAGCTCTATCCCCGGGGTACGGATCTGCACCAGGCGGTGGAGACGCTGATGCTGCGGGACGACAACTTCTATGTCCGCGCGGCGGCCTCCCAACGGACGGTGGGGTCCCAGGCAGAACGGTGGCTGGAGCGGGAACTGGCTCTTTTGGAGGAGGCGGTCTTATCCAGCGAGGCCTTTTGCGCCCGGTTTGACCTGAAGGAACATGCGGAGGAACTGCCTGCCTGGAGCGCCGAGGGAGAGCGGTTCACCCGGGTGTACCGCCGGATGCTGGAGCGCTCGCCTCAGTCCGGATTCGGCATCTTTGCCCAGTACCATGTGTTTTCCGTCTCCCCCCAGGGCCTCCTGGTGCCGGTGGAGCACCCTGATCCCCAGCAGCTTTCAGAGCTCTATGGATATGAGGCGGAGCGGGAGAAGCTCATCAAAAATACCCAGGCCCTGCTCCAGGGCCTGCCGGCCAACAACGTGCTGCTCTACGGCGACGCAGGCACCGGGAAGTCCAGCACGGTGAAGGCCCTGGCCAACGCCTATCAGGACCAGGGGTTGCGGCTGATCCAGGTGGAAAAGAGCCGCCTGCGCCACATCCCCGCCCTGTTGGACACCCTCAGCGGCCTTCCTTTGAAATTCATCCTGTTCATCGACGACCTGTCCTTTGCCTCTGACGACCGGGACTTTACGGCGCTGAAGACCGTGCTGGAGGGCAGCGTGGCCGCCCGCTCCGGAAACACGGTGGTCTTTGCCACCAGCAACCGCCGCCATCTGGTACAGGAGACCTTCCAGCAGCGCCAGGGCGACGAGATCCACCTCAGCGACACCCTGGAGGAGGTGGCCAGCCTTTCCGCCCGGTTCGGCATTGTCATCACCTTCGGAAAGCCCGGCCGGGACCTCTATCTGAGCGTGGTGGCCCAGTTGGCGGAGCGGGAGGGGCTGGACGCGCCGGAGGAACAGCTCTTCCAGGAGGCGGAGGCCTTTGCGCTCCGCTCCGGCGGACGCTCGCCCCGGGTGGCCCGGCAATATGTTGAATATAAAATTGCCATGTCCGGACCTGGTTCTTGTGTAAATTGA
- a CDS encoding 2-isopropylmalate synthase, protein MNKIKVFDTTLRDGEQSPGCSMNLSEKIEMARQLDALGVDIIEAGFAIASPMDFKSVQTIAEVVTNCKVASLARCTKGDIDAAWEAVKGAKYPRIHVFLATSDIHMEYKLRMTREQVLASIAENVAYAKSYCDDIEFSAEDASRSDPAFLAKAYSTAIAAGATVINVPDTVGYSTPQEMGELISYLKKHVEGVDQVDISVHCHDDLGMAVANTLACVQAGATQVECTVNGIGERAGNASLEEIVMALKTRQDFYQADTGVNTRQIYRSSKLLSNITGVSVAPSKSIVGANAFAHESGIHQHGVLANAQTYEIMKSTDVGIPQNTMVLGKHSGKHALREKLESMGYEVSDERLDEIFVRFKALADKKKTITSSDLEALVLNQRRVDNVTYDFVSHVVNTGLDVPNTACIKVKKDDETIEEVAIGTGPLDASFKAINHIVGMDVALSSFSLSAVTDGEDAIGEATVKLAYGDKTVTGRGLSTDIIESSIRAYINGINKIMGVQ, encoded by the coding sequence ATGAACAAAATCAAGGTATTTGACACGACGCTGCGGGATGGGGAGCAGTCTCCCGGTTGCAGCATGAACCTGTCGGAAAAGATCGAAATGGCCCGGCAGTTAGACGCCCTGGGCGTGGACATCATAGAGGCCGGCTTTGCCATCGCCTCTCCCATGGACTTCAAGAGCGTACAGACCATTGCGGAAGTCGTCACCAATTGCAAGGTCGCCAGTCTCGCCCGCTGCACAAAGGGCGATATTGACGCCGCCTGGGAAGCCGTGAAGGGCGCGAAGTACCCGCGCATCCACGTGTTCCTGGCCACCAGTGACATCCACATGGAATACAAGCTGCGCATGACCCGCGAGCAGGTGCTTGCCAGCATTGCCGAGAACGTGGCCTACGCCAAGTCTTACTGCGACGACATCGAATTCTCCGCCGAGGACGCCTCCCGTTCCGACCCCGCATTTTTGGCCAAGGCCTACTCCACGGCCATTGCCGCCGGGGCAACTGTCATCAATGTGCCCGACACCGTGGGCTACTCCACGCCCCAGGAGATGGGGGAGCTCATCTCGTATCTAAAAAAGCACGTGGAGGGCGTGGACCAGGTGGACATCTCCGTCCACTGCCACGATGACCTGGGCATGGCTGTGGCCAACACCCTGGCCTGCGTCCAGGCCGGCGCCACCCAGGTGGAATGCACCGTCAACGGCATCGGCGAACGGGCGGGCAACGCCAGCCTGGAGGAGATTGTCATGGCGCTGAAGACCCGCCAGGATTTTTACCAGGCCGACACCGGCGTCAACACCCGTCAGATCTACCGCTCCAGCAAGCTCTTGAGCAACATCACCGGCGTCAGCGTGGCCCCCAGCAAATCCATCGTGGGTGCCAACGCCTTTGCCCACGAGTCCGGCATCCACCAGCACGGCGTGCTGGCCAACGCCCAGACCTACGAGATCATGAAGTCCACCGACGTGGGCATTCCTCAGAACACCATGGTCCTGGGCAAGCACTCCGGCAAGCACGCCCTGCGGGAGAAGCTGGAGTCCATGGGCTACGAGGTCAGCGACGAGCGGCTGGACGAGATCTTCGTCCGCTTCAAGGCCCTGGCGGACAAGAAGAAAACCATCACCAGCTCCGATCTGGAGGCTCTGGTGCTGAATCAGCGCCGGGTGGACAACGTGACCTACGACTTTGTCAGCCACGTGGTTAACACGGGCCTCGATGTGCCCAACACCGCCTGCATCAAGGTGAAAAAGGACGACGAGACCATCGAGGAAGTGGCCATCGGCACCGGACCGCTGGACGCCTCCTTCAAGGCCATCAACCACATTGTGGGCATGGACGTGGCGCTCAGCAGCTTCAGCCTCAGCGCCGTTACCGACGGCGAGGACGCCATCGGTGAGGCCACGGTGAAGCTTGCCTACGGCGACAAGACCGTCACCGGCCGGGGCCTCTCCACAGACATCATCGAGTCCTCCATCCGGGCCTACATCAACGGCATCAATAAGATTATGGGGGTACAGTAA
- the leuC gene encoding 3-isopropylmalate dehydratase large subunit produces the protein MGMTMTQKILAKHAGLSEVRPGQLIMAKLDLVLGNDITSPVAINEFEAAGFDQVFDKSRIAMVMDHFTPNKDIKAATQCKQCRAFAKRFDLDNYYDVGAMGVEHALLPERGLVAPGEAVIGADSHTCTYGALGAFSTGVGSTDMGAAMATGQTWFKVPAAIHVHVTGSFRPYVSGKDAILHLIGRIGVDGALYQSLEFSGPGLKSLTIYDRLTMANMAIEAGAKNGIFAVDDVTRAYVEGRVNRPWEAFEADADAEYVRTVELNLSEIDCTVAYPHLPENAHSAAESGHIAIDQVVIGSCTNGQSADMAAAAAVLKGRHIAKGVRAIVIPATQRVYQECIRQGWMDTFLEAGCAVSTPTCGPCLGGHMGCLAAGERCVSTTNRNFVGRMGHVDSEVYLASPAVAAASAVTGTITHPKEVMDA, from the coding sequence ATGGGCATGACAATGACGCAGAAAATCCTGGCCAAACACGCCGGCCTCAGCGAGGTGCGCCCGGGCCAGCTCATCATGGCAAAGTTGGACCTGGTCCTGGGCAACGACATCACCTCTCCCGTGGCCATCAATGAATTTGAGGCCGCCGGGTTCGACCAGGTCTTTGACAAGAGCCGCATCGCCATGGTCATGGACCACTTTACCCCCAACAAGGACATCAAGGCCGCCACCCAGTGCAAGCAGTGCCGTGCCTTTGCCAAGCGCTTTGACCTGGACAACTACTACGACGTGGGCGCCATGGGCGTGGAGCACGCCCTGCTGCCGGAGCGGGGCCTGGTGGCCCCCGGCGAGGCCGTCATCGGCGCCGACTCCCACACCTGCACCTACGGCGCCCTGGGCGCCTTCTCTACCGGAGTGGGCTCCACCGATATGGGCGCAGCCATGGCCACGGGCCAGACCTGGTTCAAGGTCCCGGCCGCCATCCATGTCCACGTCACAGGTTCCTTCCGGCCCTATGTCTCCGGCAAGGATGCCATTTTACACCTCATCGGCCGGATCGGCGTGGACGGCGCGCTGTACCAGTCCCTGGAGTTCTCCGGCCCGGGGTTGAAGAGCCTGACCATCTACGACCGCCTGACCATGGCCAACATGGCCATTGAGGCCGGCGCCAAAAACGGCATTTTTGCCGTGGATGACGTGACCCGCGCCTATGTGGAGGGCAGGGTGAACCGGCCCTGGGAAGCCTTTGAGGCCGACGCAGACGCCGAATACGTCCGCACGGTGGAGCTGAATCTCAGTGAGATCGACTGCACCGTGGCCTATCCCCACCTGCCGGAAAACGCCCACAGTGCTGCTGAGAGCGGACACATCGCCATCGACCAGGTGGTGATCGGCTCGTGCACCAATGGCCAGAGCGCCGACATGGCGGCTGCCGCCGCGGTGCTCAAGGGCCGGCACATCGCCAAGGGCGTCCGGGCCATCGTCATCCCCGCCACCCAGCGGGTCTATCAGGAGTGCATCCGCCAGGGCTGGATGGACACCTTCCTGGAGGCGGGCTGCGCGGTCTCCACGCCCACCTGCGGCCCCTGCCTGGGCGGCCACATGGGCTGCCTCGCCGCAGGGGAGCGCTGTGTCTCCACCACCAACCGCAATTTCGTGGGCCGCATGGGCCACGTGGACAGTGAGGTCTATCTGGCCTCTCCCGCCGTGGCGGCGGCATCCGCCGTCACCGGAACAATCACCCATCCCAAGGAGGTCATGGACGCATGA
- the leuD gene encoding 3-isopropylmalate dehydratase small subunit, translated as MRAHGTVFKYGDNIDTDVIIPARYLATQDPRELASHCMEDIDASFVGRVQPGDIMVGGFNFGCGSSREHAPIAIRAAGVSCVIAKTFARIFYRNAINIGLAILECEAASDGIRDGDEVSVDFDSGVITNLTRGETYQAEPFPPFIRDMIDKGGLMASIKR; from the coding sequence ATGAGAGCACACGGTACAGTATTCAAATACGGCGACAACATAGACACCGACGTCATCATCCCCGCCCGGTACCTGGCCACCCAGGACCCCAGGGAGCTGGCCTCCCACTGCATGGAGGACATCGACGCCTCCTTTGTGGGGCGGGTCCAGCCCGGCGACATCATGGTGGGCGGCTTTAACTTCGGCTGCGGCTCCTCCCGGGAGCACGCGCCCATCGCCATCCGGGCAGCCGGAGTCAGCTGCGTCATCGCAAAGACCTTTGCCCGCATCTTTTACCGCAACGCCATCAACATCGGCCTTGCCATCCTGGAGTGCGAGGCCGCCAGCGACGGCATCCGGGACGGCGATGAGGTCAGCGTGGACTTTGATTCGGGCGTCATCACCAACCTGACCCGGGGCGAAACCTATCAGGCGGAGCCTTTCCCGCCGTTCATCCGGGACATGATCGATAAGGGCGGCCTGATGGCCTCCATCAAGAGGTGA
- the leuB gene encoding 3-isopropylmalate dehydrogenase yields the protein MEKKIAVIRGDGIGPEIVNEAVAVLDAVAAKFGHTFRYSDVLMGGCAIDECGVPLPQATVDACLASDAVLLGAVGGPKWDAVPKEIRPERGLLGLRGALGLYANIRPARLFPQLRRACPLRPEIADKGIDFLMVRELIGGVYFGEHRSEQADGQEKATDIMAYSEEEIRRIAHVAFRLAEKRRKKVTSVDKANVLATSRLWRRVVAEVAQGYPDVELSHMYVDNCAMQIVRDPSQFDVIVTENLFGDILSDEASIITGSIGMIPSASLGGGTLGLYEPIHGSAPDIAGTDTADPIGTILAAAELLRDSFDLMEEARAVEDAVSRVLDAGYRCGDIMSEGCTAVGCREMGRLIREAI from the coding sequence ATGGAAAAGAAAATTGCTGTCATCCGGGGCGACGGCATCGGCCCGGAGATCGTAAACGAGGCAGTCGCCGTCCTGGACGCAGTGGCCGCTAAGTTCGGCCACACCTTCCGCTACAGCGACGTGCTCATGGGCGGGTGCGCCATCGACGAGTGCGGCGTCCCCCTGCCCCAGGCCACCGTGGACGCCTGCCTTGCCTCCGATGCCGTGCTCTTAGGCGCGGTGGGCGGCCCCAAGTGGGACGCCGTCCCCAAGGAGATCCGCCCTGAGCGGGGCCTTCTGGGCCTGCGGGGCGCATTGGGCCTCTATGCCAACATCCGCCCGGCCCGGCTCTTCCCCCAGCTTCGCCGCGCCTGCCCCCTGAGGCCGGAGATCGCGGACAAAGGCATCGACTTTTTGATGGTCCGGGAGCTGATCGGCGGCGTCTACTTCGGCGAGCACCGCTCCGAGCAGGCGGACGGCCAGGAAAAGGCCACCGACATCATGGCCTACAGCGAGGAGGAGATCCGCCGCATTGCCCACGTGGCCTTCCGCCTGGCGGAAAAGCGGCGCAAAAAGGTCACCTCTGTGGACAAGGCCAACGTGCTGGCCACCTCCCGGCTGTGGCGCCGTGTGGTCGCAGAGGTGGCCCAGGGCTACCCGGACGTGGAACTCAGCCACATGTATGTGGACAACTGCGCCATGCAGATCGTCCGGGACCCCTCTCAGTTCGACGTGATCGTTACGGAGAACCTCTTCGGCGACATCCTCTCCGACGAGGCCAGCATCATCACCGGCTCCATCGGCATGATCCCCTCCGCCTCCCTTGGAGGCGGCACCCTGGGCCTCTACGAACCCATCCACGGCTCCGCGCCGGACATCGCCGGCACCGATACCGCCGACCCCATCGGCACCATCCTGGCGGCGGCGGAGCTCCTGCGGGACTCCTTTGACCTAATGGAGGAGGCCAGGGCCGTGGAGGACGCGGTGAGCCGTGTTTTGGACGCGGGCTACCGCTGCGGCGACATCATGAGCGAGGGCTGCACCGCCGTGGGCTGCCGGGAGATGGGCCGGCTCATCCGCGAGGCCATCTGA
- the nrdG gene encoding anaerobic ribonucleoside-triphosphate reductase activating protein, with product MYYGEIKNCDIANGEGVRVSLFVSGCTNHCEQCFQPQTWAFDYGRPFTAKTEEELLSLLAPDYISGLTLLGGEPFEPENQRALVPFLHRVRRTLRRKTIWSFSGFTYEELLSPDSYPHCEVTEEMLGLLDVLVDGRYVAALHDISLRFRGSSNQRLIDLNQSRKAGRIVLWNG from the coding sequence ATGTACTACGGAGAGATCAAAAACTGCGACATTGCCAACGGCGAGGGCGTCCGGGTGAGCCTGTTCGTCTCCGGCTGCACCAACCACTGTGAGCAGTGCTTCCAGCCCCAGACCTGGGCCTTTGACTACGGGCGGCCCTTCACCGCAAAGACCGAGGAGGAGCTGCTGAGCCTTCTGGCGCCGGACTACATCAGCGGACTGACGCTCTTGGGCGGAGAGCCCTTTGAGCCGGAAAACCAGCGGGCCCTGGTTCCGTTTTTGCACCGGGTGCGCCGGACGCTGCGGCGCAAGACCATCTGGAGCTTTTCCGGCTTCACCTATGAGGAGCTGCTCTCACCGGACAGCTATCCCCACTGCGAGGTGACGGAGGAGATGCTGGGCCTTTTGGATGTGCTGGTGGACGGACGGTATGTGGCGGCGCTTCACGACATCTCCCTGCGGTTTCGCGGCAGCTCCAACCAGCGGCTCATCGACTTGAACCAAAGCCGTAAAGCGGGCCGCATCGTCCTTTGGAACGGCTGA
- a CDS encoding alcohol dehydrogenase catalytic domain-containing protein encodes MKAAVVTKIGTLEVLDVPMPELGPYDALCALCYGATCAGTDIHLMDGKHPFPVSFPTVLGHESVGRVVEVGAKVKNLHVGDLVSRVGYPGAAGLGSNWGGFAEYGVARDHWQMKKDGVDLSLWNRSRVNQIIHPSIDEKTAPMIITWRETLSYIRRLGVGSGSRVLLVGSGGNALSFAAHACNLGAELVVVGSLSKEKAFRTLPLRAYFNYKDEALPEALQAEFSGGFDVLIDGVGGSDVVNRVLGVLRRDAVVGVYGWNNRAAYGLNPFLAAHSFRVYADGYDEEETNAEVQAMILRGQLDASLWYDMDHPVPLKELGRAYDSLRRHEAFKYLIAL; translated from the coding sequence ATGAAAGCAGCTGTAGTCACAAAAATCGGAACGCTGGAGGTCCTTGATGTCCCCATGCCGGAGCTGGGCCCCTATGACGCGCTGTGCGCCCTGTGCTACGGCGCAACCTGCGCCGGGACGGACATCCACCTGATGGATGGAAAGCACCCCTTCCCCGTCTCCTTCCCCACCGTGCTGGGCCACGAGAGCGTGGGCCGGGTGGTGGAGGTGGGAGCCAAGGTGAAAAACCTCCACGTGGGTGATTTGGTGAGCCGTGTGGGCTATCCGGGAGCAGCGGGCCTGGGCTCCAACTGGGGCGGATTCGCCGAATATGGCGTGGCCCGGGACCACTGGCAGATGAAAAAGGACGGTGTGGACTTGTCCCTCTGGAACCGCAGCCGGGTGAACCAGATCATCCATCCCTCCATTGACGAGAAGACTGCGCCCATGATCATCACCTGGCGGGAGACCCTCTCCTATATCAGGCGGCTTGGCGTGGGCAGCGGAAGCCGGGTGCTGCTGGTCGGCTCCGGCGGCAACGCGCTGTCCTTTGCCGCCCACGCGTGCAACTTAGGCGCGGAGCTGGTGGTGGTTGGGAGCCTCTCCAAGGAGAAGGCATTCCGCACTCTGCCGCTGCGTGCGTACTTCAATTATAAAGATGAGGCCCTGCCGGAGGCGCTTCAGGCCGAATTCAGCGGCGGTTTTGACGTGCTCATCGACGGCGTGGGCGGCTCCGACGTGGTAAACCGGGTGCTGGGCGTGCTGCGCCGGGACGCGGTTGTGGGCGTCTACGGGTGGAACAACCGGGCGGCCTACGGGCTCAATCCCTTCCTGGCGGCACACAGCTTCCGGGTCTATGCAGACGGCTACGATGAGGAGGAGACCAACGCGGAGGTGCAGGCCATGATCCTCCGTGGCCAGCTGGATGCCTCGCTCTGGTACGACATGGACCACCCGGTTCCCCTAAAGGAGTTGGGCCGGGCCTACGACAGCCTCCGCCGCCACGAGGCCTTCAAGTACCTGATCGCCCTGTAA
- a CDS encoding FAD-dependent oxidoreductase, with protein sequence MNINRAARPLDRTVRCGVAVVGGGIAGVMAAAAAAKCGARTLLAESSTFLGGVVTMGPLEALMTPEDSNGTVIAGMAKEFLDFLRTLDSGARAVEDTTGYCASIVPYDAETMKFALLKFLQHYDVTVLTEATLEEVERSGASISALRLRTKTGAVRVECGAVVDATGGGYASYLAGNDVAVGNESGRSQPVTVLCRIAGVDIDLLKEYVAAHSEEFKTFQKELNLQAEHLHLWGFTGALKAGHDSGALNLKRHEIHMMQTTRPGEVIANYSRINADPLDPFALSDAQCQGMEQVRELHGWFRRTIPAFADSYIVQTGYVGVRESGRVVGRYTLTRDDIVAARSGPTDVAMGAFPIDIHQSGDGMKFERIVSGYHIPQECLMARSAENLFLAGRCISATFEANASCRISMTCMSTGHAAGVMAAAYAAGTFTTAAVRGILKEQGAIL encoded by the coding sequence ATGAACATCAATCGAGCCGCCAGGCCTCTGGACCGCACCGTCCGCTGCGGCGTGGCGGTGGTGGGTGGGGGCATCGCCGGCGTGATGGCGGCGGCCGCCGCGGCGAAATGCGGAGCCCGGACGCTGTTGGCGGAGTCCTCCACCTTCTTAGGAGGCGTGGTGACCATGGGCCCCCTGGAGGCGCTGATGACCCCGGAGGATTCGAACGGAACCGTGATTGCCGGCATGGCCAAGGAGTTTTTGGACTTCCTCCGCACCCTGGACAGCGGCGCCCGGGCGGTGGAGGACACCACCGGCTACTGCGCCTCCATCGTGCCCTATGACGCGGAAACCATGAAGTTTGCACTGCTGAAATTCCTGCAGCATTATGATGTCACCGTATTGACCGAAGCCACGCTGGAGGAGGTGGAGCGCTCCGGCGCATCCATTTCCGCGCTGCGCCTGCGGACTAAGACCGGGGCTGTCCGGGTGGAGTGCGGCGCTGTGGTGGACGCCACCGGCGGCGGCTACGCCTCCTACCTGGCGGGCAACGACGTGGCGGTGGGGAATGAATCCGGCCGCAGCCAGCCGGTAACGGTGCTCTGCCGCATCGCAGGCGTGGACATTGATCTGCTGAAGGAGTATGTGGCCGCTCACAGCGAGGAGTTCAAGACCTTTCAGAAGGAGCTGAACCTTCAGGCGGAGCACCTCCACCTGTGGGGCTTTACGGGGGCGCTGAAGGCGGGCCATGATTCCGGCGCGCTGAACCTTAAGCGCCATGAAATCCACATGATGCAGACTACCCGCCCCGGCGAGGTCATAGCCAATTACTCCCGCATCAACGCGGATCCCCTGGACCCCTTTGCCCTCTCGGATGCCCAGTGCCAGGGCATGGAGCAGGTGCGGGAGCTCCACGGCTGGTTCCGCCGCACCATCCCCGCCTTTGCGGATTCCTACATCGTCCAGACCGGCTATGTGGGCGTGCGGGAGAGCGGCCGGGTTGTGGGCAGGTATACCCTAACCCGGGACGATATCGTGGCCGCCCGCAGCGGTCCCACGGATGTGGCCATGGGAGCCTTCCCCATCGACATCCACCAGAGCGGCGACGGCATGAAGTTTGAGCGCATCGTGTCCGGCTACCACATCCCTCAGGAGTGCCTGATGGCCCGGTCGGCAGAGAATCTGTTCCTGGCCGGCCGCTGCATCAGCGCCACCTTTGAAGCCAACGCCTCCTGCCGCATCTCCATGACGTGCATGTCCACGGGACACGCCGCCGGGGTGATGGCGGCGGCGTACGCCGCCGGGACGTTTACCACGGCGGCCGTGCGTGGTATACTGAAGGAGCAAGGAGCAATTTTATAA